A genomic region of Bradyrhizobium sp. ORS 278 contains the following coding sequences:
- a CDS encoding PRC-barrel domain-containing protein — MAITDTAMLEQSEYGNLIGSDKVEGTAVYGADGDRIGTIERVMIDKLSGRVSYAVLAFGGFLGLGNDHYPLPWPSLKYDTQLGGYVTAVTQDQLRGAPKYSDEREWDWGDLATGRKVDDYYGVQLS, encoded by the coding sequence ATGGCCATCACGGATACGGCGATGCTCGAACAGAGCGAATATGGCAATCTGATCGGCAGCGACAAGGTCGAGGGCACGGCGGTCTATGGTGCCGACGGCGACAGGATCGGCACGATCGAGCGCGTGATGATCGACAAGCTGAGCGGCCGCGTCTCCTACGCCGTGCTTGCCTTCGGCGGCTTCCTTGGCCTCGGCAACGACCACTATCCGTTGCCCTGGCCGTCGCTGAAATACGACACGCAGCTCGGCGGCTATGTCACCGCCGTGACCCAGGACCAGCTGCGCGGCGCCCCGAAATATTCCGACGAGCGCGAATGGGACTGGGGCGATCTCGCGACCGGTCGCAAGGTTGACGACTACTATGGAGTCCAGCTGTCCTGA
- the pbpC gene encoding penicillin-binding protein 1C, whose translation MDGRDKPGHDGRRGRGVKRLLAAALSVVALAAVALTTYTVSLGPLPLQEAKALSTTVVDRHGKLLRAYAMADGRWRLPVSARKDVDPTYLKLLFAYEDQRFSDHHGVDPRALARAAIQFGSNGHIVSGGSTITMQLARLLEPRRQRSLHAKLRQIVRALELERKLSKDEILDLYLTLAPYGGNLEGIRAASIAYFGKEPKRLSLAEAALLVALPQSPETRRLDRHLEAARRGRDRVLDRMVSENVISAEEAAQAKAQPVPAFRNPMPILAPHAADQAMALVKDQPIIRLTLDSTLQKVLEPLARDRAVALGPNVSVGIIVIDNDSGDVLAHVGSADYFDEKRAGQVDMTRAVRSPGSTLKPFIYGLAFEDGFVHPESLIEDRPVRFGSYAPENFDMTFQGTVPVRKALQLSLNVPAIVLLDRVGASRLSSRLKQAGGNLVLPKDEAPGLAMGLGGVGVSLQDLAQLYAGFPRLGTTKPLREIMTADEKDDAREPMRLMDPAAAWQVGNVLLGTPPPENAARNRIAFKTGTSYGYRDAWSVGFDGRVTIGVWVGRPDGAPVPGLIGRVAAAPILFDAFARSGKLPVALPKPPKGALVASNSKLPLPLRRFRPIGELVRSGAEQAPHIQFPLNGSRIDVDRSAGPEASVMPVKVSGGVLPLTMMVNGLRVGEIDSRRQRLIDPPGPGFARLTVIDATGAADTVVVRIQ comes from the coding sequence GTGGATGGCCGGGACAAGCCCGGCCATGACGGGAGGAGAGGGCGGGGCGTCAAACGGCTGCTTGCAGCTGCGCTCTCGGTTGTCGCGTTGGCGGCCGTTGCCCTCACGACCTACACCGTCTCCCTCGGCCCGCTGCCGCTCCAAGAGGCCAAGGCGCTGTCGACCACCGTGGTCGACCGCCACGGCAAGCTGCTGCGCGCCTATGCGATGGCGGATGGGCGGTGGCGGCTGCCGGTCAGTGCGAGGAAGGACGTCGATCCGACCTATCTGAAGCTGCTGTTCGCCTACGAGGACCAGCGCTTCTCCGACCATCACGGCGTCGACCCGCGGGCGCTGGCGCGCGCCGCGATCCAGTTCGGCTCGAACGGCCACATCGTCTCGGGCGGCTCGACCATCACGATGCAGCTGGCGCGGCTGCTCGAGCCCAGGCGTCAGCGATCGCTGCATGCCAAGCTGAGGCAGATCGTGCGCGCGCTCGAGCTCGAGCGGAAGCTCAGCAAGGACGAGATTCTCGATCTCTATCTGACGCTCGCGCCTTACGGCGGCAATCTCGAAGGCATCCGCGCCGCCTCCATCGCCTATTTCGGCAAGGAGCCGAAGCGGCTGTCGCTGGCGGAAGCCGCGCTGCTGGTGGCGCTGCCGCAGTCGCCGGAGACGCGCCGGCTCGACCGCCATCTCGAGGCCGCGCGGCGCGGGCGCGATCGCGTGCTCGACCGCATGGTCTCGGAGAACGTGATCTCCGCCGAGGAGGCCGCGCAGGCCAAGGCGCAGCCTGTACCGGCCTTCCGCAATCCAATGCCCATCCTGGCGCCGCATGCCGCCGACCAGGCCATGGCGCTCGTGAAGGACCAGCCGATCATCCGCCTGACGCTCGATTCGACCTTGCAGAAGGTGCTGGAGCCGCTGGCGCGCGATCGCGCGGTGGCGCTGGGGCCGAACGTCTCGGTCGGCATCATCGTCATCGATAATGACAGCGGCGATGTGCTCGCCCATGTCGGCTCCGCGGACTACTTCGATGAAAAGCGGGCGGGGCAGGTCGACATGACCCGCGCGGTGCGTTCGCCGGGCTCGACGCTCAAGCCCTTCATCTATGGGCTCGCCTTCGAGGATGGTTTCGTGCATCCGGAGAGCCTGATCGAGGACCGTCCGGTGCGCTTCGGTTCCTATGCGCCCGAGAATTTCGACATGACGTTCCAGGGCACCGTGCCCGTGCGCAAGGCGCTGCAGCTGTCCCTGAACGTCCCCGCGATCGTGCTGCTCGATCGCGTCGGCGCCAGCCGGCTGTCGTCGCGGCTGAAGCAGGCCGGCGGCAATCTCGTGTTGCCGAAGGACGAGGCACCGGGTCTCGCCATGGGTCTTGGCGGCGTCGGCGTGAGCCTGCAGGATCTCGCGCAGCTCTATGCGGGGTTCCCGCGGCTCGGCACGACCAAGCCGCTGCGCGAGATCATGACGGCTGATGAGAAGGACGATGCGCGCGAGCCGATGCGGCTGATGGATCCGGCCGCCGCGTGGCAGGTGGGCAACGTGCTGCTCGGCACGCCGCCGCCGGAGAACGCTGCGCGCAACCGCATCGCGTTCAAGACCGGCACAAGCTATGGCTATCGCGACGCTTGGTCGGTCGGCTTCGACGGCCGCGTCACGATCGGCGTCTGGGTCGGCCGTCCCGACGGCGCGCCAGTGCCCGGACTGATCGGTCGCGTCGCCGCGGCGCCGATCCTGTTCGATGCCTTCGCGCGCTCAGGCAAGCTGCCGGTCGCCTTGCCCAAGCCGCCCAAGGGTGCGCTGGTCGCCAGCAATTCGAAGTTGCCGTTGCCGCTGCGCCGGTTCCGCCCGATCGGCGAACTCGTGCGCAGCGGCGCGGAGCAGGCGCCGCACATCCAGTTTCCGCTGAACGGCTCGCGCATCGATGTCGACCGCTCGGCCGGCCCTGAAGCGTCGGTGATGCCGGTGAAAGTCTCGGGCGGCGTGCTGCCGCTGACGATGATGGTCAACGGCCTGCGGGTCGGCGAGATCGACAGCCGGCGCCAGCGCCTGATCGATCCGCCCGGGCCGGGCTTTGCGCGCCTCACCGTGATCGACGCCACGGGCGCTGCGGACACAGTTGTGGTCAGAATCCAGTGA
- a CDS encoding alpha-2-macroglobulin produces MIGLVRAAAVCAVMALGLVSAGSAALAADKAFKRDDLADAAIKLEAQIKSEAGTVNKPLATLRTDADAALRRNDLRTGLQILGQIATVAPEDSGNWLRLARTVLTQIWPANASEKTFLLERASTAAYIAYQRAGNAGEEADALAVLGKSMAERKLWRPALDTLRMSLELREVADVRGQYERMRDEHGFKLLDYTVDSDSASPRACFQFSEDLAKRTDFSPFVAQAGNDKPALTSEDKQLCVEGLRHGERYNINLRAGLPSGVKESLPKSAEFNIYVRDRKPFVRFTGKAYVLPRTGQKGIPLVSVNTPAVNINVFRIGDRNLINTVIDSDFQKPLSSYQLGDLGNERGMKVWNGELSTAMTLNQDVTTAFPVDQALSDMQPGVYVMTAAPKGPTSGNDEDSGGQLATQWFIVSDLGVAAFSGNDGIHVFVNSLASTDPVAWAEVRLVARNNEILATRKTDEAGHVLFETGLAKGEGGLSPAMLTVSGEKADYAFLSLKTSAFDLSDRGVAGREAPAGPDAFVYSERGVYRSNETVYLTALLRDARGNAMTGTPLTLVVERPDGVEFRRAVLPDQGAGGRSLSVALNAAVPTGTYRVRAFTDPKGAAVGETTFLVEDYVPERLEFDLASKDKQIKPDAPADIKVDGHFLYGAPASGLQLEGDLLVTTASERPGFPGYQFGVADEESASNERTPIEGLPETDDKGAATFPVSLPKPPSSSRPQEAQIFVRMAETGGRAVERKLTLPVAPKAAQIGIKPSFSGKSVGEGDKAEFDVVFVSPDGKTLARNGLRYELLKIESRYQWYRQNAYWEYEPVKSTTRVGDGDITISANKPARLSFQPEAGRYRLDVKSAEADGPVTSLQFDVGWYTDGSADTPDLLETSLDKPQYQSGDTMVVTVNARTAGKLTVNVLGDRLLTTQTTEVKEGTNQVKLPVGKDWGTGAYVVTTLRRPLDAAAQRMPGRALGVAWFGIDKQARTLNVALTPPALVRPGSSLKIPVKIGGLNPGEDAKIVIAAVDVGILNLTNYKPPAPDDYYLGQRQLSAEIRDLYGQLIDGMQGTRGQIRSGGDGGGAELQGSPPTQKPLALYSGLVTVGPDGNAEVSFDIPEFAGTARVMAVAWSATKVGRATIDVTVRDPVVLTATLPRFLLSGDRGTLSFDVDNVEGAPGDYVVAVKASGPVKVSGNANVTIKLAAKQRGSSTLPLDASGTGAAQLDVDIKGPNGLALARHYQLDVKPATQVLARRSIRTLAKGESLTLTSDMFSDLVAGTGTVSLSAGLSTALDAATILKALDRYPHGCSEQITSRAMPLLYVNELAAGAHLAMDTEVDQRIRDSIDRLLARQGSNGSFGLWSAGGDDPWLDAYVTDFLTRAREKGFAVPDVLFKSALDRVRNSVVNAEEPEKTGGRDLAYGLYVLARNGAAPIGDLRYLADTKLGNLATPIAKAQLAAALALVGDRARAERVYGAAADSLAPKPVLVFGRTDYGSDLRDAAALVSLAGEGNAPRATLTQAVARVEAARGLTPYTSTQENAWMVLAARALAKETLTLDVNGQAVKQAMYRSYKAAELSGQPLKITNTGEAPVQAVVSVSGSPLTPEPAASNGFKIERGYYTLDGKPADIKTVKQNDRFAVVLKVTEAKPEYGHIMVSDYLPAGLEIDNPHLVSSGDTGTLDWIEDGQEPVNTEFRDDRFTAALDRAANSKAVFTVAYVVRAVSPGKYVLPQAYVEDMYNPSRYGRTGTGAVEVRAAK; encoded by the coding sequence ATGATCGGTCTGGTTCGCGCCGCCGCCGTCTGCGCCGTCATGGCGCTTGGCCTCGTCTCGGCCGGCTCCGCGGCTCTGGCCGCCGACAAGGCGTTCAAGCGCGATGACCTCGCGGATGCCGCGATCAAGCTGGAGGCGCAGATCAAGAGCGAGGCGGGGACGGTGAACAAGCCGCTCGCGACCTTGCGCACCGATGCCGACGCGGCGCTGCGGCGCAACGATCTGCGCACCGGCCTGCAGATCCTCGGGCAGATCGCAACCGTGGCGCCGGAGGATTCCGGCAACTGGCTGCGTCTGGCGCGGACGGTGCTGACCCAGATCTGGCCCGCCAATGCATCGGAGAAAACGTTCCTGCTGGAGCGGGCTTCGACCGCGGCCTACATCGCCTATCAGCGCGCCGGCAATGCCGGCGAGGAGGCCGATGCGCTCGCCGTGCTCGGCAAGTCCATGGCCGAGCGCAAGCTCTGGCGGCCGGCGCTGGATACGCTGCGGATGTCGCTGGAACTGCGCGAGGTCGCGGATGTCCGTGGACAATATGAGCGGATGCGCGATGAGCACGGCTTCAAGCTGCTCGACTACACCGTGGATTCGGACTCGGCGAGCCCGCGCGCCTGCTTCCAGTTTTCCGAGGACCTCGCCAAGCGCACCGATTTCTCGCCGTTCGTGGCGCAGGCCGGCAATGACAAGCCGGCGCTGACCTCGGAGGACAAGCAGCTCTGCGTCGAGGGCCTCAGGCATGGCGAGCGCTACAACATCAATCTGCGCGCCGGGCTGCCCTCGGGCGTCAAGGAGAGTCTGCCGAAATCGGCCGAGTTCAACATCTATGTCCGCGACCGCAAGCCGTTCGTGCGTTTCACCGGCAAGGCCTATGTGCTGCCGCGGACGGGGCAGAAGGGCATTCCGCTGGTCAGCGTGAATACGCCTGCGGTCAACATCAACGTGTTCCGGATCGGCGACCGTAATCTGATCAACACCGTCATCGACAGCGACTTCCAGAAGCCGCTGTCGAGCTATCAGCTCGGTGACCTCGGCAATGAGCGCGGCATGAAGGTGTGGAACGGCGAGCTCTCGACCGCCATGACGCTCAACCAGGACGTCACCACCGCCTTCCCGGTCGACCAGGCGCTCAGCGACATGCAGCCGGGCGTCTATGTCATGACCGCGGCGCCGAAGGGCCCGACCAGCGGCAACGACGAGGACAGCGGCGGCCAGCTCGCCACGCAATGGTTCATCGTCTCCGATCTCGGCGTCGCCGCGTTCTCCGGCAATGACGGCATCCACGTGTTCGTCAACTCGCTGGCCTCGACCGATCCGGTGGCGTGGGCCGAGGTCCGGCTGGTGGCGCGCAACAACGAGATCCTGGCGACGCGCAAGACCGACGAGGCCGGCCATGTGCTTTTCGAGACGGGGCTGGCGAAGGGAGAGGGCGGGTTGTCGCCGGCGATGCTGACGGTGTCGGGCGAGAAGGCGGACTACGCCTTCCTCAGCCTGAAGACATCGGCGTTCGACCTGTCGGATCGCGGCGTCGCCGGGCGCGAGGCGCCGGCGGGACCGGATGCCTTCGTCTATTCCGAGCGCGGCGTGTACCGCTCCAACGAGACCGTCTACCTCACCGCCTTGCTGCGCGACGCCCGGGGCAACGCGATGACCGGCACGCCGCTGACCTTGGTGGTCGAGCGTCCCGACGGCGTCGAGTTCCGCCGCGCCGTGCTGCCCGACCAGGGCGCCGGTGGCCGCTCGTTGAGCGTGGCGCTGAACGCGGCGGTTCCGACCGGGACCTATCGCGTGCGCGCCTTCACCGATCCCAAAGGCGCGGCGGTCGGCGAGACCACTTTCCTGGTCGAGGACTACGTGCCCGAGCGGCTGGAATTCGATCTCGCGTCCAAGGACAAGCAGATCAAGCCTGATGCTCCGGCGGATATCAAGGTCGACGGCCATTTCCTCTACGGCGCGCCGGCATCAGGCCTCCAGCTCGAGGGCGACCTGCTGGTGACCACGGCATCCGAGCGGCCAGGTTTCCCGGGCTATCAGTTCGGCGTCGCCGACGAGGAGAGCGCCTCCAACGAGCGCACGCCGATCGAGGGTCTGCCCGAGACCGACGACAAGGGCGCGGCGACCTTCCCGGTCAGCCTGCCGAAGCCGCCGTCGTCGAGCCGGCCGCAGGAGGCGCAGATCTTCGTGCGAATGGCCGAGACCGGCGGCCGCGCCGTCGAGCGCAAGCTGACCTTGCCGGTGGCGCCGAAGGCGGCGCAGATCGGCATCAAGCCGTCATTCTCCGGCAAGAGCGTCGGCGAGGGCGACAAGGCCGAGTTCGACGTCGTGTTCGTCTCGCCTGACGGCAAGACGCTGGCGCGCAACGGCTTGCGCTACGAGCTGCTGAAGATCGAGTCGCGCTATCAATGGTACAGGCAGAACGCCTATTGGGAGTACGAGCCGGTCAAGTCGACGACACGCGTCGGCGATGGCGACATCACGATATCGGCGAATAAGCCGGCGCGGCTGAGCTTTCAGCCGGAGGCCGGGCGCTACCGGCTCGACGTCAAGTCGGCCGAGGCCGATGGGCCGGTGACGTCGCTGCAGTTCGATGTCGGCTGGTACACCGACGGCAGCGCCGATACGCCGGATCTCCTCGAGACCTCGCTCGACAAGCCGCAATACCAGTCGGGCGACACGATGGTCGTCACGGTGAATGCGCGCACCGCCGGCAAGCTCACGGTCAACGTGCTCGGCGACCGGCTGCTGACGACGCAGACCACCGAGGTCAAGGAAGGCACCAACCAGGTCAAGCTTCCCGTCGGCAAGGACTGGGGCACGGGGGCTTACGTGGTGACGACGCTCCGGCGTCCGCTCGATGCGGCCGCGCAGCGCATGCCGGGCCGCGCGCTCGGCGTTGCCTGGTTCGGCATCGACAAGCAGGCGCGCACGCTCAATGTCGCGCTGACGCCGCCGGCGCTGGTGCGGCCGGGCTCCAGCTTGAAGATCCCGGTCAAGATCGGCGGGCTCAATCCCGGCGAGGACGCCAAGATCGTGATCGCGGCGGTCGACGTCGGCATTCTCAACCTCACCAACTACAAGCCGCCGGCGCCGGACGACTACTATCTCGGCCAGCGCCAGCTCTCGGCCGAGATCCGCGATCTCTATGGGCAGCTGATCGACGGCATGCAGGGCACGCGCGGCCAGATCCGCTCCGGCGGTGACGGCGGCGGCGCCGAGCTGCAGGGCTCGCCGCCGACGCAAAAGCCGCTGGCGCTGTATTCGGGGCTCGTCACGGTCGGCCCTGACGGCAACGCGGAGGTGTCGTTCGACATTCCGGAGTTCGCCGGCACGGCGCGCGTCATGGCGGTGGCCTGGAGCGCGACCAAGGTCGGCCGCGCCACCATCGACGTCACCGTGCGCGATCCCGTGGTGCTGACGGCGACCTTGCCGCGCTTCTTGCTGAGCGGCGATCGCGGCACGCTGTCGTTCGACGTCGACAATGTCGAGGGCGCGCCGGGCGACTACGTCGTGGCCGTCAAGGCGAGCGGGCCGGTAAAGGTCTCGGGCAATGCTAATGTGACGATCAAGCTCGCGGCCAAGCAGCGGGGGTCGTCGACCTTGCCGCTGGACGCCTCGGGCACCGGCGCGGCCCAGCTCGACGTCGACATCAAGGGCCCGAACGGGCTGGCGCTGGCGCGGCACTATCAGCTGGACGTCAAGCCCGCGACGCAAGTGCTGGCGCGGCGTTCGATCAGGACCTTGGCCAAGGGCGAGAGCCTGACGCTGACGTCGGACATGTTCAGCGATCTCGTGGCGGGCACCGGCACGGTGTCGCTGTCGGCGGGGCTGTCGACCGCGCTCGACGCGGCGACCATCCTGAAGGCGCTCGACCGCTATCCGCATGGCTGCTCCGAGCAGATCACCAGCCGGGCGATGCCGCTGCTCTATGTCAACGAGCTCGCGGCCGGCGCGCATCTAGCCATGGACACCGAGGTCGACCAGCGGATCCGCGATTCCATCGATCGGCTCCTTGCTCGTCAGGGATCCAATGGCTCGTTCGGCCTGTGGTCGGCGGGCGGCGACGATCCCTGGCTGGATGCCTATGTCACGGACTTCCTGACCCGCGCCCGCGAAAAGGGCTTTGCGGTGCCGGACGTGCTGTTCAAGAGCGCGCTCGACCGCGTCAGGAACTCGGTGGTCAATGCCGAGGAGCCGGAGAAGACCGGCGGCCGCGACCTCGCCTACGGCCTCTACGTGCTGGCGCGCAATGGCGCGGCGCCGATCGGCGACCTGCGCTATCTCGCCGACACCAAGCTCGGCAATCTGGCAACTCCAATTGCCAAGGCGCAGCTCGCCGCGGCGCTCGCGCTGGTCGGCGACCGCGCCCGCGCCGAGCGGGTCTATGGTGCCGCCGCCGACAGCCTCGCGCCAAAGCCGGTGCTGGTGTTCGGCCGCACCGACTACGGCTCGGACCTGCGCGACGCCGCCGCGCTGGTGTCACTGGCGGGCGAGGGCAACGCGCCGCGCGCGACGCTCACGCAGGCGGTGGCCCGCGTCGAGGCCGCGCGCGGGCTGACGCCGTACACCTCGACGCAGGAGAATGCGTGGATGGTGCTGGCGGCGCGCGCGCTTGCCAAGGAGACGCTGACGCTCGATGTCAACGGCCAGGCGGTGAAGCAGGCGATGTACCGCAGCTACAAGGCGGCGGAGCTGTCGGGCCAGCCGCTGAAGATCACCAACACCGGCGAGGCGCCGGTGCAGGCGGTGGTCTCGGTGTCAGGCTCGCCGCTGACGCCGGAGCCGGCGGCGTCGAACGGCTTCAAGATCGAGCGCGGCTACTACACGCTCGACGGCAAGCCGGCCGACATCAAGACTGTGAAGCAGAACGACCGTTTCGCCGTTGTGCTGAAGGTCACCGAGGCCAAGCCGGAATACGGGCACATCATGGTGTCGGACTATCTGCCGGCGGGGCTCGAGATCGACAATCCGCATCTTGTGTCGTCGGGCGACACCGGCACGCTCGACTGGATCGAGGACGGCCAGGAACCCGTCAATACCGAGTTCCGCGACGACCGCTTCACGGCAGCCCTCGACCGCGCCGCGAATTCCAAGGCGGTGTTCACGGTGGCCTATGTCGTGCGCGCGGTGTCGCCGGGCAAATACGTGCTGCCGCAGGCCTATGTCGAGGACATGTACAATCCCTCGCGCTATGGTCGGACCGGGACAGGCGCCGTGGAGGTCCGCGCAGCGAAATGA
- a CDS encoding glycosyltransferase family 39 protein produces MVETYARPRFGEPREPKNLVNPGNRLVRMIDAVTVSHARAVAFLLVCGLLLFLPGFFTIPPVDRDEARFAQATKQMVESGDYVDIRFQDDVRYKKPVGIYWLQSAAVETASAIGLPRAQLRIWVYRIPSLIGAIGAVLLTYWTALAFVTRRGAVFAALLMCCSVLLGVEARLAKTDAMLLFTVVAAMGALARIYLSWQRGEDPEHPPWGPPAIFWTALAAGILIKGPLILMFAGLTIIALAIMDRGAGWLWRLRPVWGLMWMLVLVLPWFVLIFLRAGDTFFTDSVGGDMLSKISAQESHGAPPGLYLLLLFITFWPGAPLAAMAAPAVWRARREPGAQFLLAWLLPSWIVFEAVLTKLPHYVLPLYPAIAILTVGALERRVLSRSWLRRGAAWWFAIPAITSVVAVIGAIIVTHQPVFLAWPFVAVSLIFGLFAWWLYDDGRAERSLLNAAVAAMFLAFVVYGAVLPALTPLFPSAEIARALRNVVCVGPKAAAAGFHEPSLVFMTGTSTQLTDGSGAADFLSQGTCRFALVEQRTERAFVQRAEAIGLRYNVARRIDGYNISQGRPVSIAIYRSEGTE; encoded by the coding sequence ATGGTCGAGACCTATGCCCGCCCCCGTTTTGGAGAGCCGCGCGAGCCGAAGAACCTGGTGAATCCGGGCAATCGGCTGGTGCGGATGATCGATGCCGTCACCGTGAGCCATGCCAGGGCGGTCGCGTTCCTGCTCGTCTGCGGCTTGCTGCTGTTCCTGCCCGGCTTTTTCACGATTCCGCCGGTCGATCGCGACGAGGCGCGTTTCGCGCAGGCGACCAAGCAGATGGTCGAGAGCGGCGATTACGTCGACATCCGGTTCCAGGACGACGTGCGTTACAAGAAGCCGGTCGGCATCTACTGGCTGCAGTCGGCTGCCGTTGAGACCGCCTCGGCCATCGGATTGCCGCGCGCGCAATTGCGCATCTGGGTCTATCGCATTCCCTCTCTGATCGGCGCCATCGGCGCAGTCCTGCTGACATACTGGACGGCGCTCGCCTTCGTCACGCGGCGCGGCGCGGTGTTCGCGGCGCTCCTGATGTGCTGCTCGGTGCTGCTCGGCGTCGAGGCGCGGCTCGCCAAGACCGATGCGATGCTGCTGTTCACCGTTGTCGCCGCGATGGGCGCGCTGGCGCGTATCTATTTGTCCTGGCAGCGCGGCGAGGACCCCGAGCATCCGCCATGGGGGCCGCCCGCGATCTTCTGGACCGCGCTCGCCGCCGGCATCCTGATCAAGGGCCCGCTGATCCTGATGTTCGCCGGGCTCACGATCATCGCGCTCGCGATCATGGATCGCGGCGCCGGCTGGTTGTGGCGCCTGCGGCCCGTCTGGGGCCTGATGTGGATGCTGGTGCTGGTGCTGCCCTGGTTCGTGCTGATCTTCCTGCGCGCCGGCGATACCTTCTTCACCGACTCGGTCGGCGGCGACATGCTGAGCAAAATCAGCGCCCAGGAATCCCATGGGGCGCCGCCGGGTCTCTATTTGCTGCTGCTCTTCATCACGTTCTGGCCCGGTGCCCCGCTCGCTGCGATGGCCGCGCCGGCCGTGTGGCGTGCGCGGCGCGAGCCGGGAGCGCAATTCCTGCTGGCGTGGCTGCTGCCGTCCTGGATCGTGTTCGAGGCGGTGCTGACCAAGCTGCCACATTACGTGCTGCCGCTGTATCCGGCGATTGCGATCCTCACGGTGGGCGCGCTCGAGCGACGCGTGCTGTCGCGCTCCTGGCTGCGGAGGGGGGCAGCCTGGTGGTTCGCCATTCCGGCCATCACCTCGGTGGTCGCGGTAATCGGCGCCATCATCGTGACGCACCAGCCGGTGTTCCTGGCCTGGCCGTTCGTCGCTGTATCGCTCATCTTCGGCCTGTTCGCCTGGTGGCTTTATGACGATGGCCGCGCCGAGCGCTCGCTGCTGAATGCCGCCGTCGCTGCGATGTTTCTCGCGTTCGTCGTTTATGGCGCGGTCCTGCCGGCGCTGACGCCGCTGTTCCCCAGCGCCGAGATTGCCCGCGCGCTGCGCAATGTCGTCTGCGTCGGGCCGAAGGCGGCAGCCGCCGGCTTCCACGAGCCCAGCCTGGTGTTCATGACGGGCACGTCGACGCAACTGACGGACGGCTCGGGAGCCGCCGACTTCCTCAGCCAGGGCACCTGCCGCTTCGCGCTGGTCGAGCAGCGTACCGAGCGCGCCTTCGTGCAGCGCGCCGAGGCGATCGGGCTGCGCTACAACGTCGCCCGCCGCATCGACGGCTACAATATCTCCCAGGGCCGCCCGGTCTCGATTGCGATCTATCGCTCGGAAGGGACCGAGTAG
- a CDS encoding FkbM family methyltransferase: MFNHEASRSVVRLLRSRLRDHRTELAELRRHIRPGDIVCDVGANKGSFLYWLARWSAPGRVIAFEPQPDLAAGLTRMCSQFALDNVVIEPRAAYSCTSRKTLFVPDGHQPGASLLRPAERSRTITVQTVALDDYLPATGQVSAMKIDVEGAELDVLRGAERTLERFRPLIVVECDRRLATLERMKQTFALLLGLGYRGEFLSRGRLLPLSAFDPEIHQRADGDWFWKRKDYCNNFLFRSPEPRAS, encoded by the coding sequence TTGTTCAACCATGAAGCATCCCGGTCTGTGGTCCGGCTCCTGCGGTCGCGGCTGCGCGACCACCGCACCGAGCTGGCGGAGCTGCGTCGCCACATCCGGCCGGGCGACATCGTCTGCGACGTCGGCGCCAACAAAGGCAGCTTTCTGTATTGGCTGGCGCGGTGGTCGGCGCCCGGGCGGGTCATCGCGTTCGAGCCGCAGCCCGATCTGGCTGCGGGTCTGACGCGGATGTGCAGCCAGTTCGCGCTCGACAACGTGGTGATCGAGCCGCGTGCCGCCTATTCCTGCACCAGCCGCAAGACCTTGTTCGTGCCTGATGGTCATCAGCCCGGCGCGTCGCTGCTGCGACCCGCCGAGCGGTCGAGGACGATCACGGTGCAGACCGTCGCGCTGGACGATTATCTGCCGGCGACCGGGCAGGTGTCGGCGATGAAGATCGACGTCGAGGGGGCCGAGCTCGACGTGCTGCGCGGCGCCGAGCGGACGCTGGAGCGGTTCCGGCCGCTGATCGTCGTGGAATGCGACCGCCGCCTGGCGACGCTGGAGCGGATGAAGCAGACCTTCGCGCTTCTGCTCGGCCTCGGCTATCGCGGCGAGTTTTTGTCTCGGGGCCGGCTGCTGCCGCTGTCGGCTTTCGATCCCGAGATCCACCAGCGCGCCGACGGCGATTGGTTCTGGAAGCGCAAGGATTATTGCAACAACTTCCTGTTCCGGAGCCCGGAGCCGCGGGCGTCGTGA